The DNA region AGGTGTTGCGGATCCAGTCGTTGAGCATGCCCGTGGGCGGGCCGGCGAAGGGCACGTCGACCTCGTAGCCGGGGAGCTGCATCTTGGTCTGCGAGCCGTCCAGCAGGCCGATCCAGCGCTCGTTGCCGCCCTGGTCGTAGCTGAAGTCCCAGTTGGACGAGCCGTCGTGCGGGTTCTGGTAGAGCACCAGCGGGTTGCCCACGTCCACGGTGAAGAAGCCGCCCGGCCGCGCGTAGGCGTCGGTGTTGAACGCCGAGATCTGCGGGGCGCCCAGCGGGTTCACGAAGGTGAGGGTGTGGATCGCGCCCCAGCGCCAGTCGAGCGGGTTGGCGCTGTGGAAGTGGTTAACCAGAATGTTACGCGCCTCGCCGAGCGCCTTGACCACCATGTCGTCGCAGGTCTCGGTGACGTTCGCCGTGGAGCGGTCGTCGCAGAGGGTGGTGTTCGCGGCCGGCGTGTTCGGGTCCTCCATGACCACGAAGCCCTTGAGCGCCAATTGCGGGTCGATCTCGAAGCCCGGGTCGGCGCCGCCGTCCGGCCCGAGGGCGCGCAGCGCGCTGTCGAGGTAGGTCGAGTCGTCGCTGTACACGTCGTAGATGAGCGTGCGCGCGAAGATGTGGAAGAAGCTGCAGCCCGCCGAGTCGGCCGACACCGTGGGGTCGGTGTCCGCGGCGCTGGTGGGATCGATGTCCGTCAGGCCGGTGGGGCACTCGTAGTTGTCGTTGGCCCAGCCGCTGAAGAGGGCCACCGCTGCGGCCACGCCGCCGTCCGGGTCGATCGCGGTGTTCACGCCGCCGTCCGCCAGCGCCATCGCCGAGGTCCACGCGTTCTGCGCGATGGGCACGATGTACCGGCCGATGATGGCGTGGTGATCCGCCTGGATCTCCTCCACGTCCGCTTCACTGACTTTGCCGCCGTCGGCAGTCTTCTGCTGGAGCAGCTCGGTGATGCGGCCGGCGCGCAGGCCGGTCTGATCGTCGAAGGCGAAGGAGAGGTAGTTGTCGTCGTTGAGGACGTTGTCGTCATCGGTCACGCCCACCGGGTCGGAGTTGGCGGTCATGAGGAAGCCCTGCGCCGGATCCTTGGACTGCGGGAGCTGGCTGTTGTCGAGCCAGAGGCCGCCGTCGCCCCAGCCCCACTCCGCGGTGCCGTCGCCGGGCAGCGGCGCCCAGGGCAGCAGCGTGCGGCCATTCACGGTCTGGCCGGCCCACGGACGCGCGGGAACGAGCGCGTGCGGATCGAAGGCGATGTGGCCGGAGTCGTCGGCGAGCACGAAGTTCTGCGCGCCGGTGCCCCAGTCGGTGAGGGCGGTCATGGCCTCGTCCACGCCCTGGGCCACGTAGAGGTTGCGCAGCGCGCGGAACTCGCTGGTCAGCTCGTGGCCGGTCCAGCGCATGGAGAGGCCGTGGGTGGCGTCGGTCATGGAGATGATCGGGCCGTGCTCGGGGACGATGGTCACGTTCACCGTCTGCGTGGTCGGCGCGCCGCCTGCGAGGTTGCGGATGGTGAACGTCTGCGGGACGGTGATCACCTGCACCGGCTGGCCGTTGAAGCTCACGTGCGTGGCGTCGGTGAAGGTCTCCTCGTACACGTCGGTCACGTCGTAGCCCACCACGGTCACGCCCCAGCCCACGTGGGTGGTGCGGCCGGTGAGCACGCCGGGCACGCCGGGGAAGCTCGAGCCGAGCAGGTCGATGCCCTCGGTGTCCGCGGTCATGTGCGAGAGCCAGAAGATGGAGGGGTAGAGCAGCGGCAGGTGCGGATCGTTGGCCACCATCGCCGCGCCGCTCGCCGAGTGCGCCGCGTCGACCACCCAGTCGTTCGAGCCGCTGAAGCCCGGCTTGCTCATCTTGATGGTCACGCTGGCCAGCTGCTGGGCCATGTCGGTCAGGCCGCCCATGTCGGCGGCCATCGGCCCGGCGAGGCCCACCGGCTGCTTCATCGGCGCGCCCACGGTGTGCAGCGGGAAGCCGGGGATGGTGTAGGCCGGATCCATCTGGCGGCTGTGCACCAGCGCGCCCAGCTCGCCGTCCGACATCACCGCGTACATCTGGCCGAAGTTGACCTCCTGGTCGAGCGTCTCCGAGAGGCTCCACTGGAAGTAGCGGCCGAGCGCGAGCGAGTCCTGGATGGTCCAGGCGTCGATGTTCGCGGGCGCGATGCCCATGCGCGCGTACTCCTGGCTCACCTGCACCGAGCCCGCCTGGGCCAGGGTGATGTAGGCGTTCACGCCGTCGGCGTAGGCCTGGAGCAGGTCCTTGGTCGGCTGGTCGATGCTGTTGGCCAGCGCGTCCCAGATGGGCGTGCCGTCATGGGCCACGAAGATGCGGCGGTGGAAGAGGTCCTGCGAGAGGCCGGGGATGCCCACCAGCTCGGCGATGCGGCCCTCGGCCACCTTGCGGTCGACGTCCATCTCCCAGAGGCGATCCTGGGCGTGCAGGTAGCCCTGGACGCGCACGCAGTCGATGAAGTCGGTGCAGTGGATGTGGGGGATGTCGTGGCCGTCGTAGATCACGGTGGTGTCGGCGCCGAGCGAGCCGATCACGTAGACCGAGCCCGACGAGCCGCCCGAGCCAGATCCGGATCCGGATCCAGATCCGGACGAGGTCGTGCTGGCGGAGCCGGTCGAGCCGCTCGTGGCAGCGTTCGTGCCGGTGCTGCCGCTGCTGCCGCTGCTGGTGCTGCCCGCGCCGGTGCTGCTGGCGGTGGAGCTCCCGTTGGTGGTGGCGGCGGTGGCGCCGGTGGTGCCGGAGCTGCTGGAGCTCGAGCTCTTGCTGCCGGAGCACGCGGCGAGCGCGAGCGCGCTCACGAGGAGGGTGATTCGCTTCATCGATTCGTCTCCAACCAAGCGGTCAAGGAATGGACGAGATTGCTCTCGTCGAGCGGCGCACTTTGCGTTGCAAATGTCGGTTTGGCAAATGGCGATGTGGTGTCTGGCGCGCCTTGTGATTTGCTTTGGACATGAGCCAACGTCGCGACGCGCTCCGCGGCTTCCTGGTGAAGACGCCCTTCTTCGGCGGTCTCGACGACGCCGCGCTGGATCGCATCATCGCCATGCTGGGCGAGCGCGACTTCCACCGCGGTGAGGACGTCTACAAGCAGGGCGAGCAGGGCCGCTCGCTCTTCATCATCGAGGAAGGCACGCTGGTGATGTGCAACGCGGGCGCGCACGGGCACGAGGTGAAGCTCACCCGGCTCGGGCCGGGCGACTTCTTCGGCGACACGTCGCTCGTGGAGATGCAGCCGCGGCCGAACACGGTGCGCGTGGAGCAGGACGCTCACCTGCTCGAGCTCACCAACATGGATCTGTATCGCCTCTACAAAGAGGACGTGCGCGCGTACGTGATGGTGCTGCAGAACATGAACCGCGAGCTCTGCCGTCGTCTGCGCAAGAGCGACGCGCGCATCACCCAGCTCGCCGACGAGTCCGGCGACGACGACACGCAGATCAAGCCGCTGCCCACCCGGCGCTAGACGATCTTCCAGGTCGTGCCGCCGGGGTTGTCCATGATCTCCACGCCGAGGGCCTTGAGCTTCTCGCGCACGCCGTCCGCGCGGGCGAAGTCCTTGGCTTTCCGCGCCTCGTTGCGCTCGGCGATCGCGGCCTCGACGGCGGCCTTGTCGATGCCCTTCTCTTTCGCGCGCACGTCGCGGCGCTCGAGCATGTACGCCGCTGGGGGCCGCTGCCACAGTCCGAGGACCGCGCCCGCCCGCGCGAGCTCCTCGCGGAGCTTCTGCAGCGCGCGGCGCACCTGGGCCTTGTCGGTGACCTTCGACTTGCCGTCGAGGAGCTCGTTGGCGAGCGCGAAGCCGTCCTGCGCCGCCGCGAGCGCGCCCGCGGTGTTGAAGTCGTCGTCCATCGACTCGGACAGGTTCTTCCAGATGGCGTCGATGCGCTCCGCCTCGCCGATCGCGCCCGGACCCGGGTCCTTGCCGGTCGCGAGGCGCTCGTCGAGGCGCGCGAGCGTCTCGTAGAAGTAGTCCACGCGGCGTTCGACCTGCGCGAGCGCGGCGTCCGAGAAGTCGATCGGGTTGCGGTAGTGCGTCCCGAGCAGGAAGGTGCGCACGCCTTCGGCGCTGAAGCGGTCGAGCACGTCGCGCAGGGTGAAGAAGTTGCCCAGCGACTTGGACATCTTCTCCTGATCGAGCGTCACGAAGCCGTTGTGCATCCACGCCCGGCAGAACGTCTTGCCGCTCGCGGCCTCGCTCTGGGCAATCTCGTTCTCGTGGTGCGGAAACACGAGATCCTTGCCGCCCGCGTGCAGGTCGAAGGTCTCGCCCAGGTACTTGGCGGCCATCGCCGAGCACTCGATGTGCCAGCCCGGACGCCCCTTGCCCCACGGCGAGTCCCAGTTCGGCTCGCCGGGCTTGGCCGCCTTCCACAGCGCGAAGTCGAGCGGCTCGCGCTTCTGCTCGCCGGGATCGACGCGCGCGCCGGCCTGCAGGTCGTCGATGTTGCGGTGGCTCAGCTTGCCGTAGGGCGGGTAGTTCTTAACCGAAAAGTAAACATCGCCCTTGCTCTCGTAGGCCGCGCCCTTGGCCACGAGCTTCTCGATGAGCCCGATGATCTCCGGGATGTGCTCGGTGACCTTGGGCGCCACGTCGGGCCGGGCGATGCCGAGCTCGTCCATCTCCTTCCAGAAGAGCTCGATGTTGTGCTCGGCGAGCTGGGTGGGGGTGATGCCCTTCTCGGCGGCCTTCTTGATGATCTTGTCGTCCACGTCGGTGAAGTTGCGGACGTGTGTAACTTGAAGACCACTCTGGCGTAGCCAGCGGACGACGACATCGAACGCGGTGTACACGCGCGCGTGGCCCACGTGGGAGCGGTCCTGGACGGTGGGGCCGCACACGTAGATGCCCACCTTGCCCGGAGAGAGCGGCTCGAAGCCCGCCTTCTCGCCGGTCATGGTGTTGAAGATGCGGAGCGCCACGGCTTGTCCCTCGCGTTGCGAAGCCGCGGACCCTAGCACAGGGTCGGTCGCGCGGACTTTCTCTTGGCTCCGACGAAACTTGCCCCGCTGTCCTGAATCAGGACGCTCCTTTGGACTGCCCGCAATCCAGATCAGCGACCGAAGCAAAAGATCGATTCATTTACGAAGTGGAGCGCCCCTGTCCCAAGCTGCCAATATCCTGGCGGTTTCGGATTTGGGGCCGCTGTAAGGCAGGGTGGCGGTGGGTGGCCGCACAATTGCTAGAGGGAGGCGCATGGCCAACTCCAATCGCAACCGCCGTCCCGCTGCCCGCGCCGTGAACCGTCCCCAGGACGAGGTCATGGAGATCAACACGGGCGACGTGATCCCGCTCTTCGATGACGAGCTGGAGATCCTCGAGGACGACAAGCCCCGCGCCCAGGTGGCGGTGCTGCCGGCGGTTTCCGAGGTGGTGCTGCCCGCGCCGCGCACCCAGTCGCGGTCGAGCATGCTCCGTCCGGTGTCGAAGGCGGTCCAGTCGAACGCGGTCGCCCCGCGCCGCCCGCGCAAGGACTCGCCGACGAATCCCAAAGACTCGATCGAGGCCGTGGAGACCATGGTCACCACCTCGCTCCAGGCGCGCGAGAACGCGGTGAAGGACGCGGGCTTCAGCGAGGCCTTCCTGTATGTGGAGAAGGGCCCGGGCGCCGGTCAGCTCGTGCCGGTGCTCCAGGGCGAGACCGTGGTCGGCCGCTCGAGCGATTCCGGCCTGCAGCTCAACCACCCCTCCGTCTCCCGCCGTCACGCGGCCCTCAGCCGCCGCGGTGAGCAGTACTTCCTCGCCGACGCCGGCAGCCAGAACGGCACCTACGTCAACTGGGCCAAGATCAGCGGCGAGGTGGAGATCTTCCCGGGCGACCAGGTGAGCATCGGCAGCGCGGTGGTGGTCCTCCGCGGCGGCCTCTACACCAGCGCCATGCGGCGCGGCGTGGCCACCGGCACCGGCACCGTGGAGGTGCCGGACCAGACCAAGAAGTGGCTGCTCGGCCTGGGCGTCTTCGGCGCCGCCGTGGGCGTGGGCGTGGCCGCGGTGGTGCTGCTCTCGGGCAACAAGCCCGCGCCGGTGAAGATTGCCCCCAAGGCGGCGACCTCGCTCATCGCCAGCAAGGCCCCGGCGGTCGAGGAGCCCAAGTCCTCGGTGAAGCCGGTCGAGGCCAAGCCGGTGGTGGTCGAGGAGGCCAAGCCGGTGGTCGCGGTGGCCAAGCCCGAGCCGAAGCCGGAGCCGGTCGCCGCCAAGCCTGAGCCGAAGGCCGAGTCGCGGCACGAGCGCGAGCACAAGAAGGCCGGCAAGCACGAGCGCGCGGAGAAGGTGGCCGCCGCCGAGTCCGCGCCCGCCGGTGAGGACGCGCCGCAGTCGGTGCTCAAGGTCTACGAGACGGGCAACGTGCAGGCCGCCATCGAGGCCGCCGAGCAGGCCGGTGCCACCAAGCTCGCGACCAAGATGAAGCAGTTCAACGCCGCCTACACCGCCGGCAAGGACGCGCTGGCCAGCAAGGACGGCGGCGGCGCGGTGACCAACTTCAACAAGGCGCTCAAGCTCGACGAGGGCATCGACTCGGGCTGGGGCAAGCTCAACGGCGAGATCCGCGGCCAGCTCGCGAACCTCTACGTGCTCGCGGGCAACCAGGCGATGTCGCGCAGCGACAACGACACGGCCATCAAGGCCTTCAAGGCGGCGCAGGGCTACCAGCCGGCGAACGCCGAGGCCCGCGCCAAGCTGAAGGAGCTCGGCGGCGGCAGTTCCAAGAAGGCCGCGCCGGCCCAGAACTCGCGCTCTGCCGCCGACGCCGCGTTCGACAGCTAAGCCGAATCACGAATCTCCGGGGTTGTGCCCGAGGGCCCGCTGCGAAGCGGGCCTTCGGCTTCTCTGGAGGCGTCAGTTCGCGCTCCAGCAGGCGTCTCGCAGCCATGCACAACATCGAGTGGATTGCAGACTGGTATCGCGCGCAGTCCGTTGGCCAGTGGGCTTCGCGGCGTGGAGTGGTGTTGGAGACGCTCGAGAACCCGGGCTGGCGGCTGAAGGTCGACCTCGTCGGGACGCCGCTCGAGGGTCGTGCGTACGACGGCGTCTTGCGGTTCGACGGCGAGCCTTCGCTGGACAGGGGCGGCAACGTCGCTGTCGTCGGCAAGCCAGGACAGTCGTACTCGCGGACGGGCGAGCGTTGGTTCGTCTGCGGAATCGACGCCGGCGTGTTCCACGCGGCGGGCGATCCCTCGCGGCTCGGAGACATCCTCGACGCGTTCCGCACCTGGGCGACTGCGACCTAGCTACCAATCCATCCCGTCCGCGTGCGACTGTGCCTTGTCCGAGCCGGGTTGCCCGATGTGCGTGAGCGTCGCGCGCACCGGGCCGAGATCGATGCCGCCCAGCGCGCCCACCGGAATGCGCCGATCGTCCGCGCTGATCCACACGTGCAGATCGCGCCGGAAGTTCGTGTCGTCGAGCCGGGCCGCGGTGCCGGTCACGTGGTACGCCTGAAACTCGCCCGCCGGCGTCGTCACCTTCTCGATCGGCCCGACCGAACCCCACACGCGGAACATGTGCCGCATCGCGTACACGTCGAAGCACAGCTGCTGCCCGGGCTGCAGGTCCAGCGAGCGGATGTAGTAGACGGCCCCCAGCTCATCGAGCGCGTCGTGCGCGTAGCGGCCGAAGACCTGGCCCAGCGGCTGGGCAGGCGCGGGGTTCGTGGCGAACTTGATGGCCACCACGCCCACCGGCTGGCCCGGGGGATGGAAGGCCACGTCGGCGACCTTGTGCTCGTTGTCCTCCCAGGCGTCTTCCGTGTAGCGCATGGGCTTGAGCGACTTGTTGTTCATGAAGCTCTTCGCCTCGGCCTTCACCCGGCGCACCTTGTTGAAGAAGGTGTTCGTCTTGATGCGCACCCGCACCGGCGTGAGCCCGTTGGAGCGCGGCAGCGTCTCCACCTCCATGCGCGCGGCGTTCGCGGCGAGCACGTCGATGTCGTAGTCGAGCATCTCCCCCGTGGGCAGGTGCGGCGTCTTCACGGCGGGCAGCGGCTTGCACTGCGCGTCGGTGGGCATGGGCGGCAGCGGGGCAGCGGGCGCGGCCTGGGCGAGCGCAGCGGCGGGGACGAGCAGGGCAGCGAAGAAGATCGCGAGGCGCATGGCAGCTCCGGGGTCAATCCAGGCTAGCAGGAACCCATCGGAAGCTTGGACGGCGTACCGGCCACGGTGATTCACCCGACGCATCAACGGCTTGGCAGCTTGCTCGCCTGCCCCATCCGGGCGTCGATGGCGAGGGCGAGCTTGCGCCGTGCGGCGATCCACACGCTCGGATCCCGCTGGATCTCCCAGGCCTTGGGCACGAGTGTGATCGCCGTCGCTTGCGCGAGCGCGTGCAGGCCCACCCTGTCCGCGAGCTTCAAGAGCTCGTAGTCCTGAAGCCCATCGCGGAGCTGCTTGAGCCGCAGCGAC from Deltaproteobacteria bacterium includes:
- a CDS encoding penicillin acylase family protein; its protein translation is MKRITLLVSALALAACSGSKSSSSSSSGTTGATAATTNGSSTASSTGAGSTSSGSSGSTGTNAATSGSTGSASTTSSGSGSGSGSGSGGSSGSVYVIGSLGADTTVIYDGHDIPHIHCTDFIDCVRVQGYLHAQDRLWEMDVDRKVAEGRIAELVGIPGLSQDLFHRRIFVAHDGTPIWDALANSIDQPTKDLLQAYADGVNAYITLAQAGSVQVSQEYARMGIAPANIDAWTIQDSLALGRYFQWSLSETLDQEVNFGQMYAVMSDGELGALVHSRQMDPAYTIPGFPLHTVGAPMKQPVGLAGPMAADMGGLTDMAQQLASVTIKMSKPGFSGSNDWVVDAAHSASGAAMVANDPHLPLLYPSIFWLSHMTADTEGIDLLGSSFPGVPGVLTGRTTHVGWGVTVVGYDVTDVYEETFTDATHVSFNGQPVQVITVPQTFTIRNLAGGAPTTQTVNVTIVPEHGPIISMTDATHGLSMRWTGHELTSEFRALRNLYVAQGVDEAMTALTDWGTGAQNFVLADDSGHIAFDPHALVPARPWAGQTVNGRTLLPWAPLPGDGTAEWGWGDGGLWLDNSQLPQSKDPAQGFLMTANSDPVGVTDDDNVLNDDNYLSFAFDDQTGLRAGRITELLQQKTADGGKVSEADVEEIQADHHAIIGRYIVPIAQNAWTSAMALADGGVNTAIDPDGGVAAAVALFSGWANDNYECPTGLTDIDPTSAADTDPTVSADSAGCSFFHIFARTLIYDVYSDDSTYLDSALRALGPDGGADPGFEIDPQLALKGFVVMEDPNTPAANTTLCDDRSTANVTETCDDMVVKALGEARNILVNHFHSANPLDWRWGAIHTLTFVNPLGAPQISAFNTDAYARPGGFFTVDVGNPLVLYQNPHDGSSNWDFSYDQGGNERWIGLLDGSQTKMQLPGYEVDVPFAGPPTGMLNDWIRNTYFNFPRSQTEVEAAEASTVTFTQQ
- a CDS encoding Crp/Fnr family transcriptional regulator, with translation MSQRRDALRGFLVKTPFFGGLDDAALDRIIAMLGERDFHRGEDVYKQGEQGRSLFIIEEGTLVMCNAGAHGHEVKLTRLGPGDFFGDTSLVEMQPRPNTVRVEQDAHLLELTNMDLYRLYKEDVRAYVMVLQNMNRELCRRLRKSDARITQLADESGDDDTQIKPLPTRR
- a CDS encoding cysteine--tRNA ligase; translation: MALRIFNTMTGEKAGFEPLSPGKVGIYVCGPTVQDRSHVGHARVYTAFDVVVRWLRQSGLQVTHVRNFTDVDDKIIKKAAEKGITPTQLAEHNIELFWKEMDELGIARPDVAPKVTEHIPEIIGLIEKLVAKGAAYESKGDVYFSVKNYPPYGKLSHRNIDDLQAGARVDPGEQKREPLDFALWKAAKPGEPNWDSPWGKGRPGWHIECSAMAAKYLGETFDLHAGGKDLVFPHHENEIAQSEAASGKTFCRAWMHNGFVTLDQEKMSKSLGNFFTLRDVLDRFSAEGVRTFLLGTHYRNPIDFSDAALAQVERRVDYFYETLARLDERLATGKDPGPGAIGEAERIDAIWKNLSESMDDDFNTAGALAAAQDGFALANELLDGKSKVTDKAQVRRALQKLREELARAGAVLGLWQRPPAAYMLERRDVRAKEKGIDKAAVEAAIAERNEARKAKDFARADGVREKLKALGVEIMDNPGGTTWKIV
- a CDS encoding FHA domain-containing protein, with the protein product MANSNRNRRPAARAVNRPQDEVMEINTGDVIPLFDDELEILEDDKPRAQVAVLPAVSEVVLPAPRTQSRSSMLRPVSKAVQSNAVAPRRPRKDSPTNPKDSIEAVETMVTTSLQARENAVKDAGFSEAFLYVEKGPGAGQLVPVLQGETVVGRSSDSGLQLNHPSVSRRHAALSRRGEQYFLADAGSQNGTYVNWAKISGEVEIFPGDQVSIGSAVVVLRGGLYTSAMRRGVATGTGTVEVPDQTKKWLLGLGVFGAAVGVGVAAVVLLSGNKPAPVKIAPKAATSLIASKAPAVEEPKSSVKPVEAKPVVVEEAKPVVAVAKPEPKPEPVAAKPEPKAESRHEREHKKAGKHERAEKVAAAESAPAGEDAPQSVLKVYETGNVQAAIEAAEQAGATKLATKMKQFNAAYTAGKDALASKDGGGAVTNFNKALKLDEGIDSGWGKLNGEIRGQLANLYVLAGNQAMSRSDNDTAIKAFKAAQGYQPANAEARAKLKELGGGSSKKAAPAQNSRSAADAAFDS
- a CDS encoding DUF3108 domain-containing protein produces the protein MRLAIFFAALLVPAAALAQAAPAAPLPPMPTDAQCKPLPAVKTPHLPTGEMLDYDIDVLAANAARMEVETLPRSNGLTPVRVRIKTNTFFNKVRRVKAEAKSFMNNKSLKPMRYTEDAWEDNEHKVADVAFHPPGQPVGVVAIKFATNPAPAQPLGQVFGRYAHDALDELGAVYYIRSLDLQPGQQLCFDVYAMRHMFRVWGSVGPIEKVTTPAGEFQAYHVTGTAARLDDTNFRRDLHVWISADDRRIPVGALGGIDLGPVRATLTHIGQPGSDKAQSHADGMDW